The nucleotide sequence GAATTGAAATGATTGAAGTTTTTCTATTTGGAATCGTTTTAGGTCTAATTCCTATTACTTTGGCGGGATTATTTGTAACTGCATATTTACAATACAGACGTGGTGATCAGTTGGACTTTTGATTAAAAAAAAAAATTTTATTAACCTCCCATGGATTCGATAAAATGGGTCAATTTTATATTCCTGTTTATTTTTTTCAGTCTAATTATAATTTATGAATTCAAACAAGAATGGAATCACGCTCTGTAGGATTTGAACCTACGACATCGGGTTTTGGAGACCCACGTTCTACCGAACTGAACTAAGAGCGCTTTCTTATCACAATAGATTTTTTTGTAACCTAAAACTCTATCTACGCCCTGTATGCATATGATATCGATTATATCGAGTGTCATAAAAAACGAGAGATTCCATATGTCCAATTTCAAAAAATTCCTCCTTACTTCTTAGAGTAAAAGTAATTAGGTAGGGATGACAGGATTTGAACCCGTGACATTTTGTACCCAAAACAAACGCGCTACCAAGCTGCGCTACATCCCTTTCAATTCAATTGGTTCCAATAGTCTAATTCTAAAGAATCCTTGTCTTGTTTTCCATATCCTTATTTTTTTACCATAAAATTACACGATTTATCTTGCCAGTCCATGTCTTGTTTTTTGCCATTTTTTTTTTAACTTAGTGCATTTCGTTTAAAAACCCAAGTGATCCTTGACTATCTATATATACATCTGCTCATAGATTAGATCTGTATTATCTTTAAAAAATTTAAATTTAAGATTAAGAAGGAGGGTTTTCAATGCGAGATCTAAAAACATATCTTTCCGTCGCACCGGTACTAAGTACTCTATGGTTTGGTTCTTTAGCTGGTCTATTAATAGAAATCAATCGCTTTTTCCCCGATGCGTTGACATTTCCTTTTTTTTCATTCTAGTTATTAACACGCTAACGGGGTAATGAAGATTAGAGAAAGAAGCCATTTTCTGTGACTAATACCCCCTTATTTTTTTCCTTCGAGTCTGAACTCAGGTTGTGGTGAAGTTGAATCTACTTTTCTTCTTTAATTGCCCTTTTATTTTAAAATAAAAGGGCAATTAAAAGGGGGGGATACAAATAACAAGGTGGGTTTAGCATAAGAGTATTATACATGATACTTTAAAAAAATACTGTGAGTAGAAATATAGTTAGAAAATGTTTGAGTTTGATTACATACTATCTATTTCTTAATTTATATACTTTTTATTATTACTCTATTGATTGCAATGAACTCGTTTTAATTGTATTTTGAGTTAGCAACATCTATATTTTTTATTTCCTTTCTTCTTCACTTCGGGTCGAAAAAAATTTGTTTGAATTTAAAATCCCAAAAATAAAAAGGAGGCTCATGGCTAAGGGGAAAGATGCCCGAGTAAAAGTTATTTTGGAATGTAATAGTTGTGTTCGAAAGAGTGTTAATAAGGAATCCAGAGGCGTTTCCAGATATATTACTCAAAAGAATCGACACAATACACCTAATCGGTTAGAATTTAAAAAATTCTGTCCCTATTGTTACAAACATACAATTCATGGAGAGATAAAGAAATAAAAAAGATCGAACCGAACGTCTGGCTACCCTCCTTTTAATTCAATGAAGGGGACAAAACTTTTTTCATTATAATTATATATTATTTACTATTTTTTTTATTTTTTTATTATTATATATAAATAAATAATATTAAAAAAATAAATATAAAGATAAATAAACAAACCTAATCCTATTTTGGCTGGACCTAAAAAATTTTTAATACGAAGTAGGATTTTTGGTATAAGGCAGAAATTAAACAAACTATGGATAAATCCAAGCGACCCTTTATTAAATCTAAGCGATCTTTTCGTAGGCGTTTGCCCCCGATCCAACCGGGGGATCGAATTGATTATAGAAACATGAGTTTAATTAGTCGATTTATTAGTGAACAAGGAAAAATATTATCTAGGCGAGTAAATAGATTAACCTTGAAACAACAACGATTAATTACTATTGCTATAAAACAAGCTCGTATTTTATCGTTGTTACCTTTTCTTAATAATGAGAAACAATTTGAAAGAAATGAGTCGACTACTAGAACTTATAGTTTTAGAACCAAAAAGAAATAAAAAATGAAAATAATAAAATAATATGCTTTTTCTTTATTTAATTGATAAAAATGGAATTGAATCAAAAAAGGAATATGAATATGAACTCAAATATGGATTGCGGCTTTGTTATAAATTATAAAAAAACCCGATACTCCTGATTTTTTATCGTATCGTAACGTAAAAAAAAAAATCGGAAAAATATTTTAATTTTGAATGGATTTGTTGATTTTTATTTATTTATCGTATTTTATCAGACTAATTTATACTCTATACTCCCGGAGAATAAACTCCGGGGAATTTCATTTAAACATTTTCGGGGCATTCTTTCCAATCTTCTTTTTTTATGATTTCATTTGAAATCATATAAAGACAATTTCTATTTAATATAGCTATTTGTGCAAGTACTTTACGATTAAGAAGCAACTGTCTCTTGGACAGATCGTTTATAAATTTGCTATAATTATAGCATACCCTATTTTCTCGAATTACTGCGTTTATCCGAGTGATCCATAAACGCCGAAAATCTCTCTTTTGCCTACCTCTATCCCTATGAGCCGAAACTAAAGCTCTTATTTTCTGTTGAGCAATGGTTCGAGTAAGTCTTGAATGAGCCCCTCGAAAGGTTGATGCAAACAAACGCATTTTTGTTCTACGTCTCCGAGCTATATATCCTCGTGTAACTCTAGTCATTGAATAAATGAAACTTTGATGAATAACTAATTGATTTTTTTTTCGTTGAGTTATTCTTTTCTACCCTCCTGGGCTATTAATAACAAAACGGATTGTTCCAATGTATAAAAAAAAATCCCAATGGTTTTTGCTGCTATAACCTTCCCGACCACCTTTTTTCGACATTTCGTCTTGAAACAAGACAAAAAACTAAAAATTTTTATTAATGTATCAAAGAAAAGTCAATAAATATAAATTTTATATTCTATTTTAATCTAGATAAATAAAAAGGAATATAGTGGGTTCCTTCGTTTCTATGGTTCCTTCTTAAACGGTCAGGTCCTCTCTATACACCGGAGCTCCTTTACTTTAACTTCATTTCTATCTATTGATAACTTGTACAGTTCAAACTTTTTTTGGCTCTACCCATGAATTATCCAGTAATGGGTCTTTCACAATTAGATTCACCTATACAGTAACGGTATTTCATTTTGAAAGTTAGCTGGATAGCTGACCCTAATAGTCCGTTCTTACAAATAAAGGGAACATTTTTTTTTCTCTTAATAAAGGGATTCCCCGCTAAATGGATAACGTTAACGCTACCAATGGGAAATTTTTTTGGCTTTACACTAATATAAACCACAAATTTCATACACAATAGATGAATAGATCTTTTTTTTTTTTAGAGATAGAGAGTCACTTGAGTTTTTCCATTTTATCCTATTCATCCGTATGGATCATTGATACTGGAAAAATTTTTGATTTTCATTTGCTTTTGTTCCAGGTCATAATCTGAACGAGTCACACATACACCCTAGTACATGTTCCTCGGCGCTGAGGACATCCCCGAAGAGCGGGGGATTTCGTGACATTTCTGATTGGCTGTCTTGTGTTTCTAATAAGTTGTTTAATAGTTGGCATGCTGAATTATATACATAATGAGCTGGTTTAGATTAATCCTAACCGAATGGATTTCTAGTTAATAGAATCTTAAGATAAACCCAGTGATAAGATAAAATTAATTATAAAAAACTAAATAAAATATTTAACTATTTTTTTTAGTCGACCGCTACAAGATCAACAATTCCATGAGCTTGGGCTTCTTCTGCTGACATAAAAACATCCCTTTCCATATCTTCGGATACAACCCATATGGGTTTGCCCGTTCTTTGTACATAAACCCTTGTGAGTGTTTCGCGCAATTTCAAAAGTTCTTCCGCTTCCAAGATAAATTCTCCCGTTTGAGCCTCGTAAAACGAACTAACAGGTTGATGAATCATTACCCTGATGGTATGTATACCTTAAAGGGGGTTATTATATCTCGCGCGACGAGGCGAAGAGAAAAATAGAAAAATATATTTTATTATATTATAGAATAGAATTGAACAACCGTACGTGCATTTTTTCGCATTGCATACGGCTTTACAATGGAATTTACTTTTTTCGTTAAAGAAACAAAAAAAGGATCGATCTGATTCCGATCAGTAAATGATCCAATTACCACCCTTCTTTTCGGAGGAGTTTAAAAATACTACGATGGCTCCGTTGCTTTATCTTTATTTCGTCTATAATTCAGCAATCCCAAAGTTTCTTTTTTATCCGAAAAAAAAAAATAAGGAAAAAAGACTTTTTTGTACTCTTTCAAACTTTTAAAAAATTTTTTATGAAAAAGGTTTGTGACACTGAAACGGACTCCCAATAAAAAAATAGGGAATATTATTCATCTCATACTACCCCTTCGATACAGAATCTAATGAGAATAAAAAAGAGAAGATTTTTTCTCATATCGAATTCAAAGTGCCATGCTATTATTACTTCATTTTTAATATGGTGAAGGCATAGTATTCTTTTTTCTCTCAAATAAAAAACTCATTGGCGCCAAGCGTGAGGGAATGCTAAACGTTTGGTAATTTCTCCTCCGACCAGTATAAACGATCCCATTGAAGCAGCTAACCCCATACATATTGTATGTACATCTGGTCGCACAAATTGCATAGTATCATAAATAGCTACACCAGATATTACCCAGCCGCCAGGAGAATTAATAAACAAATACAAATCTTTGGTATCATCCTCGATACTGAGATATACCATAAGACCAATAAGTTGATTCGAGATCTCGCTATCAACCTCTTGGCCTAAAAAAAGTAATCTTTCTCGATAAAGTCGGTTGATTAGGAAAAAATTTCATCCCTTAGAAACCGTACATGCACCTTTTTATGCATACGGTTCAAAAAAATTGTGAAAAAAATCAATGTGTAGATTTGATTCGTTTTTAATTTTGGTAGAGGTTTTCAAAATTATAATAAAAATTTTATAATAAAAAATAAAAAAATTATAAAAAACTCGACTAAAAAAAAATATAATTTACTAAACTTATCGAACTTCCTTTTCATTGATGTATCAGTTCATCGAGATCCAATCCTAATCACGATGTCATTTTCTTGTTCTTGAATGGGCCTTTTTAATTAATTCTTTTAGGTTTATGCTCTACTCCGGGTAAAGATCTCCCCGATTTCGATTTGCACATATAGGACAAATTTTTCCAATACCACATTTGTTTTTTTTTATCTTTTCTTTCGTTAAATTAAATATTCAACATATTTTTTACTTTTTTTCGAGTTATTAAGAAAAAAATACCATTTGTTTATTCTATAAATATTTTATATTTAAAATCAAAACAGTTAGTTCAAAGTTAACGTAAATAAAATGTATAATACAAGTAATAATCTTCAATATATTCCCAATTTTAATTGGGTTTTTGATAAACGGAGCCTGGATACTTCATTTTTTTTGTCCAACCGAGTCAACCATAAATTATTCTAATTGATATTGATAATGTTAATCTGAATCCTCCTAAAATTCAAAACAGGATCGAATTGCCTTTCACGCTCCAAATTTATATTTATTATGATTCAATCAATCTTTCTTAGGCGAAAGGGAGGATATCTCAATCGGGAGAGAGAACGGGGAAATCCCATATGACCCAATATATCTCACAAGTCGCACTATATGTCAACCCAAGATGCATCTTCGTCTCCAGGACTTCGAAAGGGAACTTTTGGAACACCAATAGGCATTAAATAAAATAAAAATTAAGTATTATGGTTCACTTTGATGTGGAAACGTAATAATAGAATTATTATCTTCATAATCTCAACCTTGATATCATATGTTATGTATAGATCATAAAAGTTTAGTTTAAAATGAAGACAGAATAGAATAAATAAGGGAAATTTCTGAGGAATAGAACCTTCCAATAATCATCAAGTAACAAAGTATTTACGGATACAAGATGGTATCAACTTCCCATTGCGTATTGATACTTATCGGATATAGAATAGATTTGTTTCTCTTTGTTCCTACAAACATAATTGTTCTATATATTACCACTAAAAGAGAACAAATATGAACCCTTGTTCCGAGATAATCCATTGAACAAAAGGGGTACATTGCATAATCACAGTCTTTTCTAATGCAATAAAGTTACATAGTGTCATTTTTCTTTGAGTAAAGGGGTATTTCCATGGGTTTGCCTTGGTATCGTGTTCATACTGTCGTATTGAATGATCCCGGCCGATTGATTTCTGTCCATATAATGCATACAGCTCTGGTTGCCGGTTGGGCTGGTTCGATGGCTCTATATGAATTAGCCGTTTTTGATCCCTCTGATCCCGTTCTTGACCCAATGTGGAGACAGGGTATGTTCGTTATACCTTTCATGACTCGTTTAGGAATAACCAATTCATGGGGCGGTTGGAGTATTACAGGAGGGACTATAACGGATCCGGGTATTTGGAGTTATGAAGGTGTGGCCGGAGCACATATTGTGTTTTCTGGTTTGTGCTTTTTAGCAGCTATTTGGCATTGGGTGTATTGGGATCTAGAAATATTTTCTGATGAACGTACAGGAAAACCTTCTTTGGATTTGCCTAAGATTTTTGGAATTCATTTATTTCTTTCCGGAGTGGCTTGTTTTGGTTTTGGCGCATTTCATGTAACAGGCTTGTATGGTCCCGGAATCTGGGTATCCGACCCTTATGGACTAACTGGAAAAGTACAGCCTATAAGTCCGGCATGGGGTGTCGAAGGTTTTGATCCTTTTGTTCCAGGAGGAATAGCCTCTCATCATATTGCAGCAGGGACATTAGGCATATTAGCAGGTTTATTCCATCTTAGTGTCCGTCCGCCTCAACGTCTATACAAAGGATTACGTATGGGCAATATTGAAACCGTTCTTTCTAGTAGTATTGCTGCTGTCTTTTTTGCAGCTTTTGTTGTTGCTGGAACTATGTGGTATGGTTCAGCAACTACTCCAATCGAATTATTTGGTCCCACTCGTTATCAATGGGATCAGGGATACTTTCAGCAAGAAATATACCGAAGAGTAAGTGCTGGGCTATCTGAAAATCAAAGTTTATCTGAAGCTTGGGCAAAAATTCCTGAGAAATTAGCTTTTTATGATTACATCGGTAATAATCCGGCAAAAGGGGGATTATTTAGAGCGGGCTCCATGGACAATGGCGATGGAATAGCTGTTGGATGGTTAGGACACCCCATTTTTAGAGATAAAGACGGACGTGAACTTTTTGTACGCCGTATGCCTACATTTTTTGAAACATTTCCGGTCGTTTTGATAGATGGGGACGGAATTGTTAGAGCTGACGTTCCTTTTCGAAGAGCGGAATCTAAGTATAGCGTTGAACAAGTAGGTGTAACTGTTGAGTTCTATGGTGGTGAACTCAACGGAGTCAGTTATAGCGATCCCGCTACTGTCAAAAAATATGCTAGGCGTGCTCAATTGGGTGAAATTTTCGAATTAGACCGCGCTACTTTGAAATCTGATGGTGTTTTTCGCAGTAGTCCAAGGGGTTGGTTT is from Silene latifolia chloroplast, complete genome and encodes:
- the rpl33 gene encoding ribosomal protein L33, which translates into the protein MAKGKDARVKVILECNSCVRKSVNKESRGVSRYITQKNRHNTPNRLEFKKFCPYCYKHTIHGEIKK
- the rpl20 gene encoding ribosomal protein L20, with the translated sequence MTRVTRGYIARRRRTKMRLFASTFRGAHSRLTRTIAQQKIRALVSAHRDRGRQKRDFRRLWITRINAVIRENRVCYNYSKFINDLSKRQLLLNRKVLAQIAILNRNCLYMISNEIIKKEDWKECPENV
- the psaJ gene encoding photosystem I subunit IX; this translates as MRDLKTYLSVAPVLSTLWFGSLAGLLIEINRFFPDALTFPFFSF
- the psbB gene encoding photosystem II CP47 chlorophyll apoprotein; protein product: MGLPWYRVHTVVLNDPGRLISVHIMHTALVAGWAGSMALYELAVFDPSDPVLDPMWRQGMFVIPFMTRLGITNSWGGWSITGGTITDPGIWSYEGVAGAHIVFSGLCFLAAIWHWVYWDLEIFSDERTGKPSLDLPKIFGIHLFLSGVACFGFGAFHVTGLYGPGIWVSDPYGLTGKVQPISPAWGVEGFDPFVPGGIASHHIAAGTLGILAGLFHLSVRPPQRLYKGLRMGNIETVLSSSIAAVFFAAFVVAGTMWYGSATTPIELFGPTRYQWDQGYFQQEIYRRVSAGLSENQSLSEAWAKIPEKLAFYDYIGNNPAKGGLFRAGSMDNGDGIAVGWLGHPIFRDKDGRELFVRRMPTFFETFPVVLIDGDGIVRADVPFRRAESKYSVEQVGVTVEFYGGELNGVSYSDPATVKKYARRAQLGEIFELDRATLKSDGVFRSSPRGWFTFGHASFALLFFFGHIWHGARTLFRDVFAGIDPDLDAQVEFGAFQKLGDPTTKRQGV
- the rps18 gene encoding ribosomal protein S18, with the protein product MDKSKRPFIKSKRSFRRRLPPIQPGDRIDYRNMSLISRFISEQGKILSRRVNRLTLKQQRLITIAIKQARILSLLPFLNNEKQFERNESTTRTYSFRTKKK
- the petG gene encoding cytochrome b6/f complex subunit V, whose product is MIEVFLFGIVLGLIPITLAGLFVTAYLQYRRGDQLDF
- the clpP gene encoding clp protease proteolytic subunit — translated: MPIGVPKVPFRSPGDEDASWVDIYNRLYRERLLFLGQEVDSEISNQLIGLMVYLSIEDDTKDLYLFINSPGGWVISGVAIYDTMQFVRPDVHTICMGLAASMGSFILVGGEITKRLAFPHARVMIHQPVSSFYEAQTGEFILEAEELLKLRETLTRVYVQRTGKPIWVVSEDMERDVFMSAEEAQAHGIVDLVAVD